One genomic window of Methanomicrobia archaeon includes the following:
- a CDS encoding ABC transporter permease: MIFFEFAKRNLARHKFRSVLAVVGIVIGVLAITALGILGNSVRLSASEQLYLFGNELVVFPYGDAAISEDNFEQIEKVAANAIPLKSGVDKVTFGEETALVSIYGLRSEDIPTLLEKADGQYLKHGSSNCLIGARIADDYELRVGERATLKTQKPRIVGILKERGIGFDINPDNAIVISDKLFSALYNSSGYNLVIVRVEDVEDVEAMGKEIEDRLNKKEEVVVVMEMKMIVEGIKSLFNTISLFLLGIGSISLVVAGVSILNVMMMSTVERTKEIGVMRAIGTSKKGIVQMFLFESLILGAIGGVIGALLGFGVGFLVDVLILNEASYLFTASSVAYLFLGVGFGIGTSVISGLYPAWRASRLKPIEALRYE, from the coding sequence ATGATTTTTTTCGAGTTTGCGAAACGGAACCTTGCGCGGCATAAGTTCAGATCGGTGCTCGCCGTCGTGGGGATTGTCATCGGCGTGCTGGCAATAACCGCACTCGGCATTCTCGGCAACAGCGTGCGGCTCTCGGCTTCAGAGCAGTTGTATTTGTTTGGAAATGAACTCGTCGTCTTTCCCTACGGTGACGCGGCCATATCAGAGGATAATTTCGAGCAGATCGAGAAAGTGGCAGCGAATGCAATTCCGTTAAAATCGGGTGTGGATAAGGTGACTTTTGGGGAAGAGACTGCGCTGGTGTCGATATACGGCTTACGAAGCGAGGACATTCCGACCCTGCTGGAGAAAGCGGATGGGCAGTATCTTAAGCACGGCTCTTCTAACTGCCTGATCGGCGCACGAATTGCGGACGATTACGAGCTGCGGGTGGGAGAGCGGGCCACACTCAAAACGCAGAAGCCGCGAATTGTAGGAATCTTAAAGGAACGCGGAATTGGATTCGACATAAACCCCGATAACGCTATTGTCATCTCCGATAAGCTGTTTTCGGCATTGTACAATTCCTCGGGCTACAACTTGGTGATTGTGAGGGTAGAGGATGTGGAGGACGTTGAGGCGATGGGGAAGGAGATTGAAGACCGATTGAACAAGAAAGAGGAGGTGGTCGTCGTGATGGAGATGAAGATGATTGTGGAAGGGATAAAAAGTTTGTTCAACACGATTTCGCTCTTTTTGCTGGGCATCGGCTCGATTTCGCTTGTCGTTGCGGGTGTCAGCATTCTGAACGTGATGATGATGTCAACGGTGGAGCGGACGAAGGAGATCGGCGTGATGCGTGCGATCGGCACGTCAAAGAAGGGGATTGTTCAAATGTTTCTCTTCGAATCCCTGATCCTGGGCGCGATTGGTGGCGTAATCGGCGCGTTATTAGGGTTCGGCGTGGGGTTCCTGGTGGACGTCTTGATCTTGAACGAGGCATCGTATCTGTTCACCGCATCGAGTGTTGCGTATCTCTTTCTTGGCGTGGGGTTCGGGATCGGCACGAGCGTGATCAGTGGGTTGTATCCCGCATGGCGTGCGTCGAGGCTGAAACCGATCGAAGCCCTGCGGTATGAGTGA
- a CDS encoding ABC transporter ATP-binding protein, with product MTVVELIEVTKVYELPRGSVKVLDNVSVSIEAGDFVSIMGPSGSGKTTMLNIIGCLDTPTSGRIMIGGADVSGLDDEELTKIRRDKIGFVFQQFNLIQTLTALENIAYPMRLKGMNGHEERSKELMRAVGLDEELGENRPNELSGGEQQRVAVARSLANDPDTILADEPTGNLDSKTSKELMELLRATNERGTTIVMVTHDPQVASYTKRTFRLVDGRIDSTP from the coding sequence ATGACCGTCGTGGAACTCATCGAAGTAACTAAAGTGTACGAACTTCCGCGCGGGAGCGTAAAAGTATTGGATAACGTGAGTGTGAGCATCGAGGCGGGTGATTTCGTCTCTATCATGGGGCCGTCGGGTTCGGGGAAGACCACGATGCTCAATATTATTGGCTGTCTGGACACGCCGACGAGTGGGCGGATCATGATTGGAGGCGCGGATGTCAGTGGATTGGACGATGAGGAGTTGACGAAGATACGGCGCGATAAGATCGGGTTCGTGTTTCAGCAGTTCAATCTCATTCAGACGTTAACCGCCCTGGAGAACATTGCGTATCCGATGAGACTCAAGGGCATGAACGGGCATGAAGAACGGAGTAAGGAACTCATGAGGGCTGTAGGTCTGGACGAGGAGTTGGGGGAGAACAGGCCGAATGAGCTTTCGGGCGGCGAACAGCAGCGCGTTGCGGTTGCACGCTCGCTGGCAAACGATCCTGATACGATTCTTGCCGATGAGCCCACCGGTAATCTGGACTCGAAGACGAGTAAGGAACTCATGGAACTCTTGCGGGCGACGAACGAGCGGGGAACGACGATCGTTATGGTGACACATGACCCCCAGGTAGCGTCGTATACGAAGCGCACGTTCCGGCTGGTGGACGGGAGGATAGATAGCACGCCATGA
- a CDS encoding YIP1 family protein — MLDVLTNPNGFFEAKKKEAENLKIPVLIVLISGLISGIAAYLMTGITLELLSETLPPEALGLATTIGSISAFIGALVASLIIWVVFAAIFFGISGVFKGEGSFKRTLEFVGYGYIPMILSGIISTILMYQFVSTAQIPVLADPSEVAEVIRQWVTQNPMVQLSSIIGMLFMLWSANIWIFGVKHARNLTTKNAVITVAIPVAVYLVYSIWQLGVLGV, encoded by the coding sequence ATGTTAGACGTCTTGACAAATCCGAACGGATTTTTTGAAGCGAAGAAGAAGGAAGCCGAGAATTTGAAGATACCCGTGCTCATCGTCCTGATAAGTGGGTTGATCAGTGGCATAGCCGCGTATTTGATGACTGGTATAACACTTGAGCTGCTGAGTGAAACGCTTCCTCCGGAGGCTCTCGGTCTTGCCACAACAATCGGAAGCATAAGTGCATTCATCGGCGCGTTGGTGGCCTCTTTAATCATCTGGGTAGTCTTTGCAGCCATATTCTTTGGCATATCGGGCGTATTCAAAGGCGAAGGCTCGTTCAAACGCACACTCGAGTTCGTCGGCTACGGCTATATACCAATGATACTGAGCGGGATAATCAGCACGATACTCATGTATCAGTTCGTCTCAACGGCTCAGATTCCAGTACTTGCTGATCCCTCAGAGGTGGCAGAAGTGATCAGGCAGTGGGTGACGCAAAACCCTATGGTTCAGCTTTCGTCGATTATAGGTATGCTTTTCATGCTCTGGAGTGCGAACATCTGGATATTTGGCGTGAAACATGCGCGGAATCTCACGACGAAGAATGCAGTGATTACGGTCGCTATTCCCGTAGCGGTTTACCTTGTGTATTCGATATGGCAATTAGGAGTACTTGGCGTATGA